Proteins encoded by one window of Branchiostoma floridae strain S238N-H82 chromosome 6, Bfl_VNyyK, whole genome shotgun sequence:
- the LOC118418473 gene encoding carboxylesterase 5A-like yields the protein MARFVTILVSLSILGLVASEDGSPTVSTASGKVRGTVQYTNDLPDKPVYTFKGIPYAAPPVGDLRFRAPEPVIPWEGVMDATKSGPFCPQPVDLQHTMPFRLSQTTTSEDCLTLNIETPTTNADDGLPVLVWIHGGSLERGGGYLLPFAPLAAHQDVVVVTFNYRLGLLGFLSTGDENAPGNFGFLDQVLAMRWVKENIRNFGGDPDLITIFGESAGGYSVSYHVVSPLSRGLFRRAISQSGVFGTNPVQLNPLRIARIQAEELGCDGDDTAALVDCLREKPTEQLLAGYDLLQLRLVGSNLKPFRPVVDGYFLTSTPEYLIRKRQVSLVDYLMGVNDHEYGFMMPRASHLPNFGKGMTHELCAALLRMGLQDYVDYKGSGQAILTAILERYLDHADPDDIMAIQYRYTQLMGDLMFVAPTLRAADGHTGAGGRVHLYENHYVPSFLRAARPGWVGCDHTDDWWMVVGAPFTDIQLTSDGNISFTAADRQMSLKMMELLANFARTGNPAEEWPVYSTDHPVYMNLNLTSSVDVGLKSDRVTFWNKVVPKLTRLAERDEL from the exons ATGGCCCGTTTTGTCACTATTCTCGTGTCTCTGTCTATCTTAG GTTTAGTGGCTTCTGAAGATGGTTCACCCACTGTATCCACGGCCAGCGGCAAGGTGCGAGGAACGGTGCAGTACACAAACGACCTACCGGACAAACCTGTCTACACCTTCAAGGGCATCCCGTacgcagcgccccctgtcggagACCTGCGGTTCCGCGCCCCAGAACCTGTCATCCCGTGGGAGGGGGTGATGGACGCCACCAAGTCGGGGCCTTTCTGCCCACAGCCCGTGGATCTGCAACACACGATGCCCTTCCGGCTGTCCCAGACTACGACGAGCGAAGACTGCCTTACACTGAATATCGAAACGCCAACAACAAATGCCGATGACGGTTTGCCA GTACTAGTATGGATCCACGGCGGGAGTCTGGAGAGGGGAGGGGGTTACCTGTTGCCCTTCGCGCCTCTTGCTGCCCATCAAGACGTTGTTGTGGTGACCTTCAACTACCGCCTCGGACTGTTGGGTTTCCTCAGTACCGGGGACGAGAACGCACCTGGGAACTTCGGCTTCCTGGATCAG GTCCTAGCTATGAGGTGGGTAAAGGAAAACATCCGGAACTTCGGAGGTGATCCGGACCTAATCACCATATTTGGAGAGTCTGCCGGTGGCTACAGTGTCTCCTACCACGTGGTTTCTCCACTGAGCAGAGGGCTGTTCAGGAGAGCCATTTCACAGAGCGGTGTCTTCGGTACAAACCCAGTCCAGCTTAACCCGCTCCGGATAGCGAGGATACAAGCGGAAGAGCTTGGGTGTGACGGAGATGACACAGCCGCTCTTGTGGACTGTCTGAGGGAGAAACCAACGGAACAGCTACTAGCCGGTTACGACTTACTCCAACTCAGGCTGGTAGGCTCTAATCTAAAACCATTCAGGCCCGTGGTTGATGGGTATTTCTTGACTTCTACGCCCGAATACCTGATCCGGAAGCGCCAGGTCAGCCTTGTGGATTATCTGATGGGAGTAAACGATCATGAGTACGGGTTCATGATGCCGAGAGCATCTCACCTGCCGAACTTCGGCAAGGGGATGACACACGAACTCTGCGCCGCTCTGCTGAGGATGGGGCTGCAGGATTACGTTGACTACAAG GGTTCGGGACAAGCCATTTTGACGGCGATTTTAGAGAGGTACCTTGACCATGCTGACCCTGACGACATCATGGccatacagtaccggtacacccaGCTGATGGGAGACCTGATGTTTGTGGCGCCCACACTACGCGCTGCAGATGGACACACAG GTGCCGGTGGAAGAGTTCATCTTTACGAGAACCACTACGTCCCGAGCTTCCTGCGCGCTGCTCGGCCGGGCTGGGTGGGGTGTGACCATACGGACGACTGGTGGATGGTGGTGGGAGCGCCCTTCACGGACATCCAACTCACCAGCGACGGCAACATATCATTTACTGCTGCCGACAGACAGATGAGCCTGAAGATGATGGAACTGTTGGCGAACTTTGCCAGAACTGG GAACCCTGCCGAAGAGTGGCCTGTCTACAGCACTGATCACCCAGTCTACATGAACCTGAACCTGACGTCTTCTGTTGACGTTGGCCTGAAGTCTGACAGAGTGACGTTTTGGAACAAAGTTGTACCCAAGCTGACCAGGCTTGCTGAACGAGATGAACTGTGA
- the LOC118418533 gene encoding para-nitrobenzyl esterase-like produces MHEVVGFQFVYFFCTFLPNESGGNAHPVVTMASGKVRGMVQYTNDLPDKPVYTFKGIPYAAPPVGDLRFRAPQPAAPWEGVRDATELGPFCPQDMSLFALIPTKLPHTITDEDCLTVNIDTPTLEGNARLPVLLWIHGGGLILGMGEQFPYTSGGSPGCCSRNFQLPRRSVRLPQHRGRQRNGKCRVSGPSELNKPFQFENLNVF; encoded by the exons ATGCATGAAGTCGTGGGATtccagtttgtttattttttttgcacatttttaccAAACGAATCAGGAGGCAACGCGCATCCTGTGGTCACCATGGCCAGCGGCAAGGTGCGAGGAATGGTGCAGTACACAAACGACCTGCCGGACAAACCTGTCTACACCTTCAAGGGCATCCCGTacgcagcgccccctgtcggagACCTGCGGTTCCGCGCCCCTCAGCCTGCTGCTCCATGGGAAGGAGTCAGGGATGCTACTGAACTGGGACCCTTTTGTCCACAAGACATGTCTCTGTTCGCTCTCATTCCCACTAAACTGCCACACACGATAACCGATGAAGACTGTCTGACTGTGAACATCGACACGCCAACACTCGAGGGAAACGCTAGATTACCG GTTCTGTTGTGGATCCATGGTGGCGGACTGATCCTCGGCATGGGGGAACAGTTCCCTTACACGTCTGGCGGCTCACCAGGATGTTGTAGTCGTAACTTTCAACTACCGCGTCGGTCCGTTCGGCTTCCTCAGCACCGGGGACGACAGCGCAACGGGAAATGTCGGGTTTCTGGACCAAGTGAGTTGAACAAGCCGTTCCAATTTGAAAATCTGAACGTATTCTAG
- the LOC118418467 gene encoding kelch-like protein 20 isoform X1: MPLLNPKMSSKPLSKMTPSLLYQDGCQPCTVLQTLQEFRKSRELCDVIIQVGSSEIPAHRAVLAASSPYFKAMFTSQLCESTQHHVTMREVDGAALDQLITFIYTATMTVDENNVQALLSCATLLQMTGVCAACCQFLEKQLAPCNCLGIRQFADLHNCNQLRNEANKYLHQHFSEVIQEEEFLLMEYQDLHDLVTSDFLGGGDEETVFQAVTSWLSYDMENRLYAAKSLFCSVRFPLLSTNFLIQQVKENPVVTNSIECYKEVAEQLETKLQVKYSSHADDIFPRRRWSVTEVVVAAGGESDGVTLSSLEFYDPQQDNWTYSLPQARREGQQCKGLSTPRTGLGLVAQDKCIYILGGSNCSHPLRTVEVYDYLQNEWDSFPDMTTPRHGMGAAFLGGRLFAVGGRDQTSYLNTVEMFCPQNQMWSAVSSMRSCRCFLGVAELGGMLYAVGGSGSETSGRLNQYLNTTERYDPNLNTWTSICPMNECRSYVSIAALDGCIYTISGYNGLWHNTVERYDPRINRWMYVSPVLTKRSSHGVTILNGCIYAIGGFNGVRNVNDVEMYEPRVDRWRRVSPMRTRRYGAGTTTVCIM, from the exons ATGCCCCTTTTAAATCCCAAAATGTCATCTAAGCCACTGAG CAAGATGACCCCATCCCTGCTgtaccaagatggctgccagCCGTGCACGGTGCTCCAAACCCTGCAGGAGTTCAGGAAGTCCAGGGAACTGTGTGATGTCATCATCCAAGTGGGTTCCTCTGAGATTCCTGCCCACAGGGCTGTGCTGGCAGCAAGCAGCCCTTACTTCAA GGCCATGTTCACAAGTCAGTTGTGTGAGAGCACCCAGCATCATGTGACCATGAGGGAGGTGGATGGTGCTGCCCTGGACCAACTCATCACCTTCATCTACACAGCCACCATGACT GTTGATGAAAACAACGTGCAAGCCTTGCTGTCCTGTGCAACACTTCTCCAGATGACGGGGGTTTGTGCTGCATGTTGCCAGTTCCTTGAGAAGCAGTTGGCGCCCTGTAACTGCCTGGGGATCCGACAGTTCGCTGACCTCCACAACTGTAACCAACTCAGGAACGAGGCCAACAAGTACCTCCATCAGCACTTCTCAGAAGTCATCCAAGAAGAGGAATTCCTCCTTATGGAGTACCAGGACTTACACGATCTTGTAACAAGTGATTTCCTTGGAGGTGGAGATGAAGAAACAGTCTTCCAAGCCGTTACGTCTTGGTTAAGCTACGACATGGAAAACAGGTTATACGCGGCAAAGTCACTGTTTTGTAGTGTTCGTTTCCCTCTCTTGTCCACTAATTTCCTGATCCAACAAGTCAAGGAGAACCCAGTGGTGACCAATAGTATAGAGTGTTACAAAGAAGTAGCCGAGCAATTGGAGACAAAACTGCAGGTGAAATATTCCAGCCATGCTGATGACATCTTCCCCAGGAGACGTTGGAGCGTCACAGAG GTAGTAGTAGCTGCAGGTGGAGAGTCTGATGGTGTAACATTGAGCAGTCTGGAGTTCTACGACCCCCAGCAGGACAACTGGACCTACAGCCTGCCCCAGGCCAGGCGTGAGGGTCAGCAGTGTAAGGGGCTCAGCACCCCTCGCACAGGCCTGGGGCTGGTGGCACAGGACAAGTGCATCTACATCTTGG GCGGCAGTAACTGTTCCCATCCCCTGCGGACAGTGGAAGTGTATGACTACCTCCAGAACGAGTGGGACAGTTTCCCCGACATGACGACACCGCGGCATGGTATGGGCGCTGCCTTTCTGGGGGGCAGGCTGTTTGCAGTGGGTGGCAGGGACCAaacaag CTACCTGAACACAGTAGAGATGTTCTGTCCCCAGAACCAGATGTGGAGCGCCGTCTCCTCCATGAGGAGTTGTAGGTGTTTCCTGGGCGTGGCTGAGTTAGGGGGCATGCTGTATGCTGTAGGAGGCTCAG GAAGTGAAACATCAGGGAGACTGAACCAGTACCTCAACACAACTGAGCGGTATGATCCCAACCTTAACACATGGACCAGCATCTGTCCAATGAACGAATGCCGCTCCTACGTCTCCATTGCTGCCCTGGATGGCTGCATATACACCATTAGCGGGTACAACGGGCTGTGGCACAACACGGTAGAGAGGTACGATCCGCGAATCAACCGCTGGATGTACGTTAGTCCCGTCCTGACCAAGCGGAGTAGTCATGGGGTCACCATACTCAATGGCTGCATCTACGCCATCGGGGGGTTCAACGGTGTGCGGAACGTTAACGACGTTGAGATGTACGAACCCCGTGTGGACAGGTGGAGGAGGGTGTCGCCCATGCGTACTAGGAGATATGGGGCGGGGACCACCACCGTCTGTATTATGTAG
- the LOC118418466 gene encoding uncharacterized protein KIAA0754-like, protein MTSQENTTGTPSYQYGDSISKTVLANKAPTRVLVKLVFTLVGVVEGIVEVFGSWNGWSEGKKLEERDGKLTVAIDVRPGRYEFKYRKADGEWFHDNDQDTIPNAFGTYNNVVEVTCEHSIPQEKEAEDTPGCHDTDAGPEDAAAPEVPEDSTAPAVPVADSVAEVPEDNAVPAVPASVAEVPQDNAAPAVPASAAEVPEDNAAPAVPASAAEVPEDNAAPAVPASAAEVPEDNAAPAVPASAAKVPEDNAAPAVPASAAEVPEDNAAPAVPASAAEVPEDNAAPAVPASAAEVPEDNAAPAVPASAAEVPEDNAAPAVPASAAEVPEDNAAPAVPASAAEVPEDNAAPAVPASAAEVPEDNAVPAVPASAAEVPEDNAAPAVPASAAEVPEDNAAPAVPASAAEVPEDNAAPAVPASAAEVPEDNAAPAVPASAAEVPEDNAVPAVPASAAEVPEDNAAPAVPASAAEVPEDNAAPAVAASAAEVPKDNAAPAIPASGAEVPEDNAAPAVAASAAEVPKDNAAPAIPASGAEVSEDDAAPAVPASAAEVPEDNAASEPKSQDREVTHKASRFQALKFWKRKSSTAQQKAKKSGCSSRKWSIVRGLRKILRWRH, encoded by the exons ATGACGAGCCAAGAAAACACCACGGGAACGCCTAGCTACCAATATGGCGACTCCATCTCCAAG ACGGTGTTGGCCAATAAGGCGCCCACCCGGGTCCTGGTGAAGCTCGTGTTTACTTTGGTTGGAGTGGTCGAAGGGATTGTGGAGGTATTCGGGAGCTGGAACGGATGGAGCGAAGGAAAGAAATTGGAGGAGAG GGACGGCAAGCTGACCGTGGCCATTGATGTCCGCCCGGGGCGGTACGAGTTTAAGTACCGTAAAGCAGACGGAGAGTGGTTTCACGATAATGACCAG GACACGATCCCAAATGCCTTTGGGACCTACAACAACGTTGTGGAGGTGACTTGCGAGCACAGCATCCCTCAGGAGAAGGAGGCTGAAGACACCCCCGGCTGTCACGATACTGATGCCGGGCCTGAGGACGCTGCTGCCCCGGAAGTGCCTGAGGACAGCACTGCCCCGGCAGTACCTGTGGCGGACTCTGTTGCCGAAGTGCCCGAGGACAACGCTGTCCCGGCCGTGCCCGCATCTGTTGCCGAAGTGCCTCAGGACAACGCTGCCCCGGCCGTGCCCGCATCTGCTGCCGAAGTGCCCGAGGACAACGCTGCCCCGGCCGTGCCCGCATCTGCTGCCGAAGTGCCCGAGGACAACGCTGCCCCGGCCGTACCCGCATCTGCTGCCGAAGTGCCCGAGGACAACGCTGCTCCGGCCGTGCCCGCATCTGCTGCCAAAGTGCCCGAGGACAACGCTGCCCCGGCCGTGCCCGCATCTGCTGCCGAAGTGCCCGAGGACAACGCTGCCCCGGCCGTGCCCGCATCTGCTGCCGAAGTGCCCGAGGACAACGCTGCCCCGGCCGTGCCCGCATCTGCTGCCGAAGTGCCCGAGGACAACGCTGCCCCGGCCGTGCCCGCATCTGCTGCCGAAGTGCCCGAGGACAACGCTGCCCCGGCCGTGCCCGCATCTGCTGCCGAAGTGCCCGAGGACAACGCTGCCCCGGCCGTGCCCGCATCTGCTGCCGAAGTGCCCGAGGACAACGCTGCCCCGGCCGTGCCCGCATCTGCTGCCGAAGTGCCCGAGGACAACGCTGTCCCGGCCGTGCCCGCATCTGCTGCCGAAGTGCCCGAGGACAACGCTGCCCCGGCCGTGCCCGCATCTGCTGCCGAAGTGCCCGAGGACAACGCTGCCCCGGCCGTGCCCGCATCTGCTGCCGAAGTGCCCGAGGACAACGCTGCCCCGGCCGTGCCCGCATCTGCTGCCGAAGTGCCCGAGGACAACGCTGCCCCGGCCGTGCCCGCATCTGCTGCCGAAGTGCCCGAGGACAACGCTGTCCCGGCCGTGCCCGCATCTGCTGCCGAAGTGCCCGAGGACAACGCTGCCCCGGCCGTGCCCGCATCTGCTGCCGAAGTGCCCGAGGACAACGCTGCCCCGGCCGTAGCTGCATCTGCTGCCGAAGTGCCTAAAGACAACGCTGCCCCAGCCATACCCGCATCTGGCGCCGAAGTGCCTGAGGACAACGCTGCCCCGGCCGTAGCTGCATCTGCTGCCGAAGTGCCTAAAGACAACGCTGCCCCAGCCATACCCGCATCTGGCGCCGAAGTGTCTGAGGACGACGCTGCCCCGGCCGTGCCCGCATCTGCTGCCGAAGTGCCTGAGGACAACGCTGCTAGTGAGCCAAAGAGCCAGGACAGAGAGGTCACCCACAAAGCTTCCCGCTTCCAAGCACTTAAGTTTTGGAAGAGGAAGTCCTCCACGGCTCAGCAAAAGGCGAAAAAGTCAGGCTGCAGCAGCAGGAAGTGGAGCATCGTCCGTGGACTCCGCAAGATCCTGCGTTGGAGGCACTGA
- the LOC118418467 gene encoding kelch-like protein 20 isoform X2 — protein MTPSLLYQDGCQPCTVLQTLQEFRKSRELCDVIIQVGSSEIPAHRAVLAASSPYFKAMFTSQLCESTQHHVTMREVDGAALDQLITFIYTATMTVDENNVQALLSCATLLQMTGVCAACCQFLEKQLAPCNCLGIRQFADLHNCNQLRNEANKYLHQHFSEVIQEEEFLLMEYQDLHDLVTSDFLGGGDEETVFQAVTSWLSYDMENRLYAAKSLFCSVRFPLLSTNFLIQQVKENPVVTNSIECYKEVAEQLETKLQVKYSSHADDIFPRRRWSVTEVVVAAGGESDGVTLSSLEFYDPQQDNWTYSLPQARREGQQCKGLSTPRTGLGLVAQDKCIYILGGSNCSHPLRTVEVYDYLQNEWDSFPDMTTPRHGMGAAFLGGRLFAVGGRDQTSYLNTVEMFCPQNQMWSAVSSMRSCRCFLGVAELGGMLYAVGGSGSETSGRLNQYLNTTERYDPNLNTWTSICPMNECRSYVSIAALDGCIYTISGYNGLWHNTVERYDPRINRWMYVSPVLTKRSSHGVTILNGCIYAIGGFNGVRNVNDVEMYEPRVDRWRRVSPMRTRRYGAGTTTVCIM, from the exons ATGACCCCATCCCTGCTgtaccaagatggctgccagCCGTGCACGGTGCTCCAAACCCTGCAGGAGTTCAGGAAGTCCAGGGAACTGTGTGATGTCATCATCCAAGTGGGTTCCTCTGAGATTCCTGCCCACAGGGCTGTGCTGGCAGCAAGCAGCCCTTACTTCAA GGCCATGTTCACAAGTCAGTTGTGTGAGAGCACCCAGCATCATGTGACCATGAGGGAGGTGGATGGTGCTGCCCTGGACCAACTCATCACCTTCATCTACACAGCCACCATGACT GTTGATGAAAACAACGTGCAAGCCTTGCTGTCCTGTGCAACACTTCTCCAGATGACGGGGGTTTGTGCTGCATGTTGCCAGTTCCTTGAGAAGCAGTTGGCGCCCTGTAACTGCCTGGGGATCCGACAGTTCGCTGACCTCCACAACTGTAACCAACTCAGGAACGAGGCCAACAAGTACCTCCATCAGCACTTCTCAGAAGTCATCCAAGAAGAGGAATTCCTCCTTATGGAGTACCAGGACTTACACGATCTTGTAACAAGTGATTTCCTTGGAGGTGGAGATGAAGAAACAGTCTTCCAAGCCGTTACGTCTTGGTTAAGCTACGACATGGAAAACAGGTTATACGCGGCAAAGTCACTGTTTTGTAGTGTTCGTTTCCCTCTCTTGTCCACTAATTTCCTGATCCAACAAGTCAAGGAGAACCCAGTGGTGACCAATAGTATAGAGTGTTACAAAGAAGTAGCCGAGCAATTGGAGACAAAACTGCAGGTGAAATATTCCAGCCATGCTGATGACATCTTCCCCAGGAGACGTTGGAGCGTCACAGAG GTAGTAGTAGCTGCAGGTGGAGAGTCTGATGGTGTAACATTGAGCAGTCTGGAGTTCTACGACCCCCAGCAGGACAACTGGACCTACAGCCTGCCCCAGGCCAGGCGTGAGGGTCAGCAGTGTAAGGGGCTCAGCACCCCTCGCACAGGCCTGGGGCTGGTGGCACAGGACAAGTGCATCTACATCTTGG GCGGCAGTAACTGTTCCCATCCCCTGCGGACAGTGGAAGTGTATGACTACCTCCAGAACGAGTGGGACAGTTTCCCCGACATGACGACACCGCGGCATGGTATGGGCGCTGCCTTTCTGGGGGGCAGGCTGTTTGCAGTGGGTGGCAGGGACCAaacaag CTACCTGAACACAGTAGAGATGTTCTGTCCCCAGAACCAGATGTGGAGCGCCGTCTCCTCCATGAGGAGTTGTAGGTGTTTCCTGGGCGTGGCTGAGTTAGGGGGCATGCTGTATGCTGTAGGAGGCTCAG GAAGTGAAACATCAGGGAGACTGAACCAGTACCTCAACACAACTGAGCGGTATGATCCCAACCTTAACACATGGACCAGCATCTGTCCAATGAACGAATGCCGCTCCTACGTCTCCATTGCTGCCCTGGATGGCTGCATATACACCATTAGCGGGTACAACGGGCTGTGGCACAACACGGTAGAGAGGTACGATCCGCGAATCAACCGCTGGATGTACGTTAGTCCCGTCCTGACCAAGCGGAGTAGTCATGGGGTCACCATACTCAATGGCTGCATCTACGCCATCGGGGGGTTCAACGGTGTGCGGAACGTTAACGACGTTGAGATGTACGAACCCCGTGTGGACAGGTGGAGGAGGGTGTCGCCCATGCGTACTAGGAGATATGGGGCGGGGACCACCACCGTCTGTATTATGTAG
- the LOC118418536 gene encoding liver carboxylesterase-like codes for MVWVQENIRNFGGDPDRVTIFGQSAGAASVCYHVVSPLSKGLFQRAISQSGVCQTCDTVPKPLERAVMLAEELGCDTKDTANMVACLRQKSADDIIAAHQRLFVRLADEGFTVPFPPSVDGVFLPAHPDVILEKGQVNTDFYLLGVNNHEGGFLIPSSTVANFGQGMDDETFSVMLKTLVRNPYPVRQWPSSCY; via the coding sequence ATGGTTTGGGTCCAAGAAAACATCCGAAACTTCGGAGGAGACCCGGACCGGGTTACCATCTTCGGCCAGTCTGCCGGCGCTGCGAGTGTGTGTTACCACGTGGTGTCTCCTCTCAGTAAGGGTCTGTTCCAGCGGGCCATCTCTCAGAGCGGGGTGTGTCAGACCTGTGACACCGTCCCTAAGCCTCTGGAGAGAGCTGTGATGTTGGCAGAAGAGCTGGGCTGCGACACGAAGGACACCGCAAACATGGTGGCCTGCCTCAGGCAGAAGTCTGCTGACGACATCATCGCAGCTCATCAGCGTTTATTTGTGAGACTTGCTGATGAAGGATTCACGGTTCCCTTTCCTCCCTCTGTCGACGGCGTGTTTCTTCCTGCACATCCCGATGTCATTCTAGAAAAGGGCCAAGTAAACACGGACTTCTACCTTCTTGGTGTGAACAACCACGAGGGCGGTTTCCTGATTCCATCTTCAACTGTAGCCAACTTTGGTCAAGGGATGGATGACGAGACATTTTCTGTCATGCTGAAGACACTCGTGCGCAACCCTTACCCGGTACGCCAATGGCCCTCTTCTTGTTATTAA